A portion of the Cohaesibacter gelatinilyticus genome contains these proteins:
- a CDS encoding sensor histidine kinase, producing the protein MDQSTKTIRHHNKPRDQRALWVVGLMLVGAILVASYVYLRTHYSQVATDLAAERLALHRAFLSAELEKYKYLPFVLAKDSTVQTLLVQHQQKSPHAKQQGDLVNRRFASFVKQSGAAALYLMDPSGLTIASSNFRDSTSFIGNNYSFRPYFKDALNSRDGAFFAVGVTTRTRGMFYSSPVRQNGKVIGVMAVKVDFSPLEQSWQEARETVFVTDQRGIVVLSSDRQYLYHVVGPLSDGDLQTIRKERQFAENDLPPLHHGARSLYDASEISLDGTAFIHQSRKMASQTWTLHYLTPASEVEKRSLSALALEGLALSSLLVLFLYLRGTNLKRQSLRAQADAKMQRRLNQRLEREIEERKRTEEELRATQGNLIHASKMASLGHMSATISHEINQHIAAATTFIAGMKMLMKQSRLDEASGTLERIDSLMKRMTAITRQLKAFSRKSDQHQSPLNLQDAVTSALAVAEPRLKTLDVHLTIKPFHTPLMIMGDRGQMEQVFLNILQNAIDAVSDQSVRKIILTMTNMDEMAKISIHDSGPGLSQDIETTLFDPFVTTKPHGDGLGLGLAISTKIVESFGGGLSAQNSNQQGMGAIFTVQLPLLPAKSKKQSQTSLSVTKLEETGAS; encoded by the coding sequence ATGGATCAATCCACCAAAACAATCCGCCATCACAACAAACCGCGGGATCAGCGCGCCCTTTGGGTCGTCGGACTGATGCTGGTCGGGGCTATTTTGGTGGCATCTTATGTTTATTTACGCACTCACTATAGCCAGGTTGCAACCGATCTTGCAGCGGAGCGTCTGGCTCTGCACCGCGCATTTCTCTCCGCCGAATTGGAGAAATACAAATATCTTCCCTTTGTTTTGGCAAAGGATTCCACCGTCCAGACATTACTGGTACAACATCAGCAAAAAAGCCCACATGCAAAACAGCAAGGAGATCTGGTCAATCGACGCTTCGCCAGTTTTGTCAAACAATCCGGAGCGGCAGCACTGTACCTGATGGATCCATCAGGCCTGACCATCGCCTCCTCCAATTTCAGGGATTCAACCTCCTTTATCGGCAATAATTATTCCTTCCGCCCCTATTTCAAGGACGCCTTGAACAGCAGGGATGGTGCATTTTTCGCCGTAGGTGTCACCACCAGAACCAGAGGCATGTTCTATTCCAGTCCGGTTCGACAAAATGGCAAAGTGATTGGTGTCATGGCGGTCAAGGTCGATTTCAGTCCGCTTGAGCAAAGCTGGCAGGAAGCCCGGGAAACAGTCTTTGTCACCGATCAACGAGGCATCGTCGTTCTATCCAGCGATAGACAATATCTCTACCATGTGGTCGGACCTCTATCCGATGGGGATCTGCAGACAATTCGCAAGGAACGCCAATTCGCCGAAAATGACCTTCCCCCTCTGCATCACGGGGCCAGATCACTATATGATGCCAGTGAGATTTCTCTCGATGGTACAGCTTTCATCCATCAATCGCGCAAGATGGCCAGCCAGACCTGGACCTTGCACTATCTCACCCCGGCATCCGAGGTCGAAAAACGCAGCCTGTCTGCACTGGCGTTGGAAGGATTGGCGCTCTCATCCCTGTTGGTTCTGTTTCTCTATTTGCGTGGCACGAATCTGAAACGTCAATCCCTGCGTGCCCAGGCTGACGCCAAAATGCAACGCCGGCTCAATCAACGTCTCGAACGTGAGATCGAAGAACGCAAACGGACAGAGGAAGAATTGCGTGCCACCCAGGGCAATCTCATCCATGCATCAAAAATGGCCTCGCTGGGTCATATGTCAGCAACCATTTCTCACGAAATCAACCAGCATATTGCCGCCGCAACCACCTTCATTGCAGGCATGAAGATGTTGATGAAACAATCCCGTCTGGATGAAGCAAGCGGCACGTTGGAACGAATCGATAGCCTGATGAAACGCATGACGGCCATCACACGCCAGTTGAAGGCTTTTTCCCGCAAATCAGACCAGCATCAAAGTCCACTCAATCTGCAGGATGCGGTGACGAGCGCCTTGGCCGTTGCCGAGCCGCGTCTCAAAACACTGGATGTTCACCTCACCATCAAACCTTTCCATACTCCTTTGATGATCATGGGGGATCGTGGCCAAATGGAGCAGGTTTTCCTCAATATCCTGCAAAATGCCATCGATGCGGTGTCTGATCAATCGGTCCGCAAAATCATCCTGACCATGACCAATATGGACGAAATGGCCAAAATCAGCATCCACGATTCAGGGCCGGGATTGTCACAGGATATCGAGACCACTTTGTTTGATCCGTTCGTTACAACGAAACCTCATGGCGATGGTCTGGGTCTGGGACTTGCCATCTCCACCAAAATTGTCGAGAGTTTTGGCGGCGGCCTGAGTGCACAAAACAGCAACCAGCAGGGCATGGGTGCCATTTTCACGGTCCAATTGCCACTTCTGCCCGCAAAATCAAAAAAACAGAGCCAAACCAGTCTTTCTGTCACGAAACTTGAAGAAACAGGGGCCTCATGA
- a CDS encoding sigma-54-dependent transcriptional regulator has translation MNIAPTTPKGPVILVDDQSDMRASIAQFFGLAGYQVQEYSRAQDALAHITKEFEGIILSDIKMPDMDGHDLLSHCQKIDRELPVILITGHGDVPMAVSAMRAGAYDFIEKPFDPELLVDIVARACDKRNLVMENRRLRHNLDEAGQLGGRLVGTSEVMHRLREDILTFAQTDASILIVGETGTGKELVARALHDQSSRKDHDFAAINCAAIPESMFESEVFGHEAGAFTGANNQRAGWFEQADKGTLFLDELSALPVGLQPKLLRALQEREITRLGGSKLLPVDIRVISATNLDLEKAANEGDFRSDLLYRLNSVELHIPPLRERGEDVLILFDLFTYRFGQRYNRSSPTPDATDRLALLSYTWPGNVRQLINIAERYVLRNIRKTTSVEELLNGSASSENTLSDSPISLKERMEAFEAALIRQTLNETSGNIAKAMERLDLPRRTLNEKMAKYAIERSDFL, from the coding sequence ATGAATATTGCACCCACCACGCCCAAAGGTCCCGTCATTCTTGTTGATGATCAGAGCGATATGCGTGCATCCATCGCTCAATTCTTTGGCCTCGCAGGCTATCAGGTACAGGAATATTCACGCGCACAAGATGCTCTTGCCCACATCACCAAGGAATTTGAAGGCATCATATTGAGCGATATCAAGATGCCCGACATGGATGGTCATGATCTTCTCTCTCATTGCCAGAAGATAGACAGGGAATTGCCGGTCATTCTGATCACAGGCCATGGCGATGTGCCAATGGCAGTTTCTGCCATGCGCGCGGGAGCTTATGACTTCATCGAAAAGCCATTCGACCCGGAACTTCTTGTCGATATCGTCGCCCGTGCATGTGACAAGCGCAATCTCGTTATGGAAAACAGACGCTTGCGCCACAATCTGGATGAGGCCGGACAATTGGGCGGACGCCTGGTCGGAACATCCGAAGTCATGCATCGTTTGCGTGAGGATATTCTGACCTTTGCACAGACGGATGCCTCCATTCTGATCGTAGGCGAGACGGGCACCGGCAAGGAATTGGTCGCCCGCGCTCTGCATGATCAATCCTCGCGCAAGGACCATGACTTCGCCGCCATCAATTGTGCCGCCATTCCGGAAAGCATGTTCGAAAGCGAAGTCTTTGGCCATGAAGCAGGAGCCTTCACTGGAGCCAATAACCAGCGCGCAGGCTGGTTCGAACAGGCGGACAAGGGAACCCTCTTTTTGGATGAATTGTCAGCATTACCAGTAGGATTACAGCCCAAGCTCCTCCGTGCCCTGCAAGAAAGAGAGATCACACGGCTTGGTGGTTCAAAGCTTCTGCCTGTCGATATCCGTGTGATTTCCGCAACCAATCTGGACTTGGAAAAGGCTGCCAATGAGGGGGACTTCCGGTCAGATCTTCTCTATCGCCTCAACAGCGTGGAGCTGCATATTCCGCCTTTAAGAGAGCGTGGAGAAGATGTTCTGATCCTGTTTGATCTTTTCACATACCGTTTTGGACAACGATATAATCGGTCCAGCCCGACACCGGACGCAACCGATCGTCTGGCGTTGTTATCCTATACATGGCCAGGCAATGTGCGCCAGCTCATCAATATTGCCGAACGCTATGTGTTGCGAAATATCCGAAAGACCACAAGCGTAGAGGAGTTGCTCAATGGCTCTGCCAGTTCTGAAAACACACTGAGCGATTCCCCCATTTCCTTGAAAGAGCGCATGGAAGCCTTTGAGGCAGCCTTGATCCGTCAAACACTGAACGAGACATCAGGCAACATTGCCAAAGCCATGGAAAGACTGGATTTGCCGCGGCGAACCTTGAATGAAAAGATGGCCAAATATGCCATTGAACGTTCGGATTTCTTATAA
- a CDS encoding C4-dicarboxylate TRAP transporter substrate-binding protein: protein MSLKKLLTTTTVIGMAALFVGEAAAADVTWNVSLWGKRRAFTEHVEKLAELVNAKTNGTFEIKLHYGAALSKSRENLDGISIGAFEMAQFCASYHADKNPSITVLELPFLGVPDLETQIKLDKLVYATDAVKKDLGRWNAEILMSSPMPQYNFVGRGDAPKSLKDFEGMRVRALGGVGAAMKTIGAVPTTVTASETYQAIESGTVQAASFAPHAHLAFKTVEAGKWYTTNLNPGTVNCPVVANTDALAALSDDHKKALMDSIDEAYAHYVANYAKLNEKFAAELDKLGIEKVTFNADELAAFKAAAGKPNWDKWLADMKAKGVPGDDLFKLVQDNLK from the coding sequence ATGTCCTTGAAGAAACTGCTTACCACCACCACCGTCATTGGCATGGCTGCTCTGTTTGTAGGCGAAGCTGCCGCTGCAGATGTAACCTGGAACGTATCCCTCTGGGGCAAACGTCGCGCCTTTACCGAGCATGTTGAGAAACTGGCTGAATTGGTCAATGCAAAGACCAATGGTACATTCGAGATCAAGCTTCATTATGGTGCAGCTCTCTCCAAATCTCGTGAAAATCTTGACGGCATTTCCATCGGTGCATTCGAGATGGCTCAGTTCTGCGCCTCCTATCATGCAGACAAGAACCCATCCATCACCGTTCTGGAACTGCCATTCCTGGGCGTGCCAGATCTGGAAACCCAGATCAAACTGGACAAGCTGGTCTATGCAACCGATGCCGTGAAAAAAGATCTGGGCCGTTGGAATGCAGAAATCCTGATGTCTTCCCCAATGCCACAATATAACTTTGTGGGTCGTGGCGATGCTCCAAAAAGCCTGAAAGACTTTGAAGGTATGCGCGTTCGCGCTCTTGGTGGCGTTGGCGCTGCCATGAAGACAATCGGTGCTGTTCCAACCACCGTGACCGCGTCTGAAACCTATCAGGCAATCGAATCCGGCACTGTTCAGGCAGCATCCTTTGCTCCACATGCTCACTTGGCCTTCAAGACAGTCGAAGCTGGCAAATGGTACACCACCAACCTCAATCCAGGCACCGTGAACTGCCCGGTTGTCGCCAACACCGATGCGCTGGCAGCTCTGTCCGATGACCATAAGAAAGCTCTGATGGATTCCATCGATGAAGCCTATGCTCATTACGTTGCCAATTATGCCAAGCTGAACGAAAAGTTTGCAGCTGAGCTGGATAAGCTGGGCATCGAAAAAGTGACTTTCAATGCAGACGAGCTGGCGGCCTTCAAAGCTGCGGCGGGCAAGCCAAACTGGGATAAATGGCTGGCTGACATGAAGGCAAAAGGCGTTCCGGGCGATGACTTGTTCAAGCTCGTTCAGGACAACTTGAAATAA
- a CDS encoding TRAP transporter small permease subunit: protein MPGSSTSIHPDPHTPHQDAPTLRLWDGWVAKIEDSFNALAGLSILFLILLAVVQVVGRAVFNTPVPGFIDFVEQSMALFAFLGIAYTQRLGGHIRMELILSGLSGRVLWFAEAFATLLVLVLIAALINGSFDHFLRSWNLGDSTIDIRLPTWPSKLVVPIALSLLWLRLIIQFAGYARLLLAPDKAPVAVPLIESIKEHAQHEIEDALGDETGDISNKSQSRENVQ, encoded by the coding sequence ATGCCTGGATCATCGACATCGATACATCCAGACCCACACACTCCCCATCAAGACGCACCAACCTTGCGTCTTTGGGATGGATGGGTTGCAAAAATCGAAGACAGTTTCAACGCCTTGGCGGGGCTGTCCATTCTCTTTCTCATTCTTCTGGCGGTTGTTCAGGTCGTTGGCCGAGCCGTCTTTAATACACCAGTTCCTGGTTTCATCGACTTTGTCGAGCAATCCATGGCCCTTTTTGCCTTTTTGGGCATAGCCTATACCCAGCGTCTGGGCGGCCATATTCGAATGGAACTCATATTATCCGGTCTCAGCGGTCGTGTTCTCTGGTTTGCAGAAGCTTTCGCCACACTGCTGGTTCTGGTTCTGATTGCAGCCTTGATCAATGGCTCCTTCGATCATTTCCTGCGCTCCTGGAATCTTGGTGATTCCACAATTGATATCCGCTTGCCAACCTGGCCATCAAAACTGGTTGTTCCAATCGCCCTGTCCCTTCTGTGGCTGCGTTTGATCATCCAGTTTGCAGGCTATGCACGTTTGTTGCTTGCCCCGGACAAAGCACCGGTTGCAGTGCCTCTGATCGAGTCTATCAAGGAACATGCCCAGCATGAAATTGAAGACGCATTGGGTGATGAAACAGGTGATATCTCCAATAAGAGCCAATCCAGGGAGAACGTCCAATGA
- a CDS encoding TRAP transporter large permease, whose translation MTPFDIGLLYTGLLLVFVLMGMRVAFAAGLIGFLGLATIFTMKLGFDKGIWVAIKMAGTIPHSKSVTYALSLLPTFILIGFLAFHAGLTKKLFEASKRWLGWLPGGMGVATIFATAGFAAVSGASVATAAVFSRVAIPEMLKEGYSKPLAAGVVAAGGTLATLIPPSTILVIYAIIVEQSVGQLLIAGFIPGMVSALIYGGIVIGLAMWKKDMAPSTRTYSWVEKFSAVPGTFPILIVVGIIFGSLYLGLATPTEAGSLGAFVILVIALWKGMRWKQLSQALHETAKLTAMIFTIIWGVLLYVRFLGFAGLPEAFKNFITSLDQPAIVTLLLILLAYAILGMFMDAIGMLLLTLPVVYPAVIALGYDPIWFGIIVVKMAELCLITPPIGLNCFVVSGVRPDIPVQDVFKGATPFFFADVLTVGVLIAFPSIVLWLPQQMFN comes from the coding sequence ATGACCCCGTTTGATATTGGCCTTCTCTATACCGGTCTGCTTCTCGTTTTTGTTCTGATGGGCATGCGTGTTGCTTTTGCTGCTGGCCTGATCGGTTTTCTGGGCCTTGCCACCATCTTCACCATGAAACTGGGCTTTGACAAAGGTATCTGGGTCGCCATCAAGATGGCGGGCACCATACCCCATTCCAAGTCCGTCACCTATGCTCTGTCGCTTCTGCCAACTTTCATCCTGATCGGCTTCCTCGCATTCCATGCAGGTCTGACCAAGAAATTGTTCGAAGCCTCCAAACGCTGGCTTGGCTGGCTGCCGGGCGGTATGGGTGTTGCGACCATTTTCGCAACAGCTGGCTTTGCTGCCGTCTCTGGCGCATCCGTTGCCACCGCTGCTGTCTTCTCACGCGTTGCCATTCCGGAAATGCTCAAGGAAGGCTATTCCAAGCCTTTGGCCGCAGGTGTCGTCGCCGCAGGCGGAACTCTGGCAACCTTGATCCCGCCCTCAACGATCTTGGTCATCTATGCCATCATCGTGGAACAATCGGTCGGTCAGCTACTGATTGCCGGTTTCATTCCCGGCATGGTTTCAGCCCTCATCTATGGTGGTATCGTCATTGGCCTTGCGATGTGGAAGAAGGACATGGCGCCTTCCACTCGCACTTATAGTTGGGTTGAGAAATTCTCCGCCGTTCCCGGTACCTTCCCGATCCTGATCGTGGTTGGCATCATTTTCGGCAGCCTCTATCTCGGTCTGGCAACCCCAACCGAGGCTGGTTCTCTTGGCGCTTTTGTCATTCTCGTGATTGCACTTTGGAAAGGCATGAGATGGAAGCAACTCAGCCAGGCCCTGCATGAAACCGCCAAACTGACTGCAATGATCTTCACGATCATCTGGGGTGTGCTGCTCTATGTACGGTTCCTTGGTTTTGCCGGCCTTCCCGAAGCCTTCAAGAATTTCATCACATCTCTTGATCAACCAGCGATCGTCACCTTGCTGCTGATCCTGCTGGCCTATGCAATCCTTGGCATGTTCATGGACGCCATCGGCATGCTGTTGCTCACTCTGCCTGTGGTCTATCCAGCCGTCATTGCCCTTGGTTACGACCCGATCTGGTTCGGTATCATTGTGGTGAAAATGGCTGAGCTTTGCCTGATCACCCCTCCGATTGGCCTCAATTGCTTTGTGGTCAGCGGGGTCAGGCCGGATATACCGGTTCAAGATGTGTTCAAAGGGGCAACGCCTTTCTTCTTTGCTGATGTGCTGACAGTCGGCGTGCTGATCGCCTTCCCTTCCATCGTATTGTGGCTCCCACAACAGATGTTCAATTAG
- a CDS encoding phosphatase PAP2 family protein, whose translation MFVKLKDQFRSRPLRAILALGGLLSLIFLLFPQIDLWAANLFYDGKGSFPMRVLDGPRLLRRIGILVPRLAILGLVLFLFARLIWPKLNKHLSIKNALFLLGSAIIGPGIIVNLILKSHWGRARPAQTDLFGGEWPYSEVWVIAGNCQSNCSFVSGEGAMGFWFLGLALLVPVTHRVSALWCLGWFGAIISVNRMAFGGHYLSDILLSWVITAFVMVAFWKFLSNHPPHWLREERLEASWDRAADRVGAYCRKVAALFG comes from the coding sequence ATGTTTGTGAAATTGAAAGACCAGTTCCGGTCCCGACCCTTGCGAGCCATCCTCGCCCTTGGGGGCCTCCTATCGTTGATATTCCTGCTCTTCCCTCAAATCGATCTTTGGGCAGCCAATCTCTTCTATGATGGCAAGGGTTCCTTCCCCATGCGCGTCCTTGATGGACCACGTCTTTTGCGTCGGATCGGTATATTGGTGCCGCGTCTGGCCATTCTGGGATTGGTCCTGTTCCTGTTCGCAAGACTGATCTGGCCGAAACTCAACAAACATCTAAGTATCAAGAATGCTTTGTTCCTGCTCGGATCCGCCATCATTGGCCCTGGCATCATTGTCAATCTCATCCTGAAAAGCCATTGGGGTCGCGCTCGCCCGGCTCAGACCGATCTCTTTGGTGGCGAATGGCCTTATAGCGAAGTGTGGGTCATCGCAGGCAATTGCCAATCCAATTGCTCCTTTGTTTCAGGCGAAGGCGCCATGGGCTTCTGGTTCCTGGGGCTTGCCTTGCTGGTCCCCGTCACTCATCGCGTCAGCGCACTTTGGTGCCTTGGCTGGTTCGGCGCAATCATCTCCGTCAATCGCATGGCTTTCGGAGGCCATTATCTCTCCGATATCCTGCTCTCCTGGGTGATCACGGCCTTTGTCATGGTGGCCTTTTGGAAGTTCCTTTCCAACCATCCGCCTCACTGGCTGCGTGAGGAAAGACTCGAAGCAAGCTGGGATAGAGCAGCAGACAGGGTTGGAGCGTATTGCCGAAAAGTTGCAGCACTTTTCGGATAA
- a CDS encoding argininosuccinate synthase: protein MAKKGDIKKVVLAYSGGLDTSIILKWLQTEYECEVVTFTADLGQGEELEPARKKAEMMGIKDIYIEDVREEFVRDFVFPMFRANTLYEGVYLLGTSIARPLISKRLVEIAEEVGADAIAHGATGKGNDQVRFELAARALNPDIKCIAPWREWDLSSRTKLIDFAEKNQIPIAKDKRGEAPFSVDANLLHTSSEGKALEDPAVPAEEYVYSRTISPEDAPDKATIIEVGFEKGDAISIDGVAMSPAEILTKLNELGRDNGIGRLDLVENRFVGMKSRGIYETPGGTILIEAHRGIESITLDGGAAHLKDSIMPRYAELIYNGFWYSPEREMLQALIDKSQEHVTGTVKLKLYKGNCDVIARDSEHSLYSEDLVTFEEGAVDYDHNDAAGFIELNALRLRTVAYRNRKLK, encoded by the coding sequence ATGGCTAAAAAAGGCGATATCAAGAAAGTCGTATTGGCTTATTCCGGTGGTCTGGATACCTCCATCATTCTGAAATGGCTGCAGACCGAATATGAATGCGAAGTGGTAACCTTCACCGCCGACCTTGGTCAGGGTGAAGAGCTGGAACCAGCACGCAAGAAAGCCGAGATGATGGGCATCAAGGACATCTATATCGAAGATGTCCGCGAAGAATTCGTCCGCGACTTCGTGTTCCCGATGTTCCGCGCCAACACCCTCTATGAAGGTGTTTACCTGCTTGGCACATCCATTGCCCGCCCGCTCATCTCCAAGCGTCTTGTCGAGATTGCTGAAGAAGTCGGTGCTGACGCAATTGCTCATGGCGCAACAGGCAAAGGCAACGACCAGGTGCGCTTCGAGCTAGCCGCTCGCGCTCTGAACCCGGACATCAAATGCATCGCTCCATGGCGCGAATGGGATCTGTCCTCTCGCACCAAGCTGATCGACTTTGCTGAAAAGAACCAGATTCCAATCGCAAAGGACAAGCGCGGCGAAGCTCCTTTCTCCGTCGATGCCAACCTGCTGCATACCTCTTCCGAAGGCAAGGCACTGGAAGATCCGGCAGTCCCTGCGGAAGAATATGTCTATTCCCGCACCATCAGCCCTGAAGATGCACCAGACAAAGCCACCATCATCGAAGTCGGTTTTGAAAAAGGTGACGCAATTTCCATTGATGGCGTTGCCATGTCTCCTGCTGAGATCCTGACCAAGCTGAATGAGCTGGGTCGTGACAACGGCATCGGTCGCCTCGATCTGGTTGAAAACCGTTTCGTTGGCATGAAGTCTCGCGGTATCTATGAGACCCCAGGCGGCACCATCCTGATCGAAGCACACCGTGGCATCGAATCCATCACTCTGGATGGTGGCGCTGCACACCTGAAAGACAGCATCATGCCTCGCTATGCCGAGCTGATCTATAACGGTTTCTGGTACAGCCCGGAGCGTGAAATGCTACAGGCCCTGATCGACAAGTCTCAGGAACATGTCACCGGCACCGTGAAGTTGAAGCTCTACAAAGGCAATTGCGATGTGATTGCCCGTGATAGCGAGCATAGCCTCTATTCCGAAGATCTTGTGACCTTCGAGGAAGGCGCAGTCGATTACGATCACAACGATGCAGCTGGCTTCATTGAGCTGAATGCTCTGCGTCTGCGTACCGTCGCTTACCGCAATCGCAAGCTAAAATAA
- a CDS encoding DUF1643 domain-containing protein, whose amino-acid sequence MSLIIRTHSEDGKVSKALYSPCQRYRYALSREWDATGKKLLFIMLNPSKATELKNDPTIERCERRALALGYGAFTACNLFAFCATDPRDLKKEKEPIGPDNLVEILKAADWADDILCAWGTHGAHMGIGPAIGALLRHNGYNLLHLGLSKDGHPKHPLYIGYQEQPRHWEVT is encoded by the coding sequence ATGTCTCTGATCATCCGGACCCATAGCGAAGATGGCAAAGTCTCAAAGGCGCTCTATTCGCCCTGCCAGCGCTATCGCTATGCCTTGAGCCGGGAATGGGATGCCACAGGCAAGAAGCTGCTCTTCATCATGCTTAATCCGTCCAAGGCGACGGAGTTGAAGAATGATCCTACCATCGAACGCTGCGAGCGACGTGCTCTAGCCCTTGGCTATGGTGCTTTCACCGCCTGCAATCTCTTTGCCTTTTGCGCCACCGACCCCCGCGATCTGAAAAAAGAAAAAGAGCCCATCGGCCCGGACAATCTGGTCGAAATTCTAAAGGCCGCTGATTGGGCAGATGATATTCTATGCGCATGGGGAACCCACGGCGCCCATATGGGAATAGGCCCGGCAATCGGCGCACTCTTGCGCCATAATGGCTATAATCTATTGCATCTGGGGCTGAGCAAGGATGGTCACCCAAAACATCCGCTCTATATCGGCTATCAGGAACAACCCCGACATTGGGAAGTGACTTAG
- a CDS encoding hydrogen peroxide-inducible genes activator yields the protein MLTLRQLQYFEALAKEGHFGRAAERASVSQPALSVQIKDLEAHLGLTLVERYSGGARLTDVGEEVLEKSRQILLAVQDLQAFGQTRQGPLTGPFRLGVIPSIGPYVLPDILPRLRQTYPDLELILRESRTNNLISELEEGQLDAAIVALPLAEESLHCLPLFEDPFYLAAPKKKLEPSAISASSIPMDDLLLLEEGHCLRDQALQVCSLATNPLMKSFGASSLTTLIQLITNGYASTLLPQMCIEKEAGLDHISLIPFLDPAPSRTIGMVWRKSSPRSKDFEALAEIIKLR from the coding sequence ATGCTCACTCTGCGCCAACTTCAATATTTCGAAGCCCTTGCCAAGGAAGGCCATTTCGGTCGTGCAGCCGAACGTGCCTCCGTCTCACAACCCGCCCTTTCCGTCCAGATCAAGGATCTGGAAGCCCATCTCGGCCTTACATTGGTGGAACGGTATTCCGGGGGTGCGCGTCTGACCGATGTTGGCGAGGAGGTTCTCGAAAAAAGCCGACAGATCCTGCTGGCAGTACAAGATCTGCAAGCCTTTGGCCAAACCCGGCAAGGTCCGCTTACCGGGCCCTTCCGACTGGGTGTCATTCCATCCATCGGTCCTTATGTGTTACCAGATATTCTACCGCGCCTTCGCCAAACCTATCCCGATCTGGAATTGATCCTGCGCGAAAGTCGCACCAATAATCTGATCAGCGAGTTGGAAGAAGGTCAATTGGATGCAGCAATAGTGGCGTTGCCGCTTGCCGAAGAAAGTTTGCACTGCCTGCCGTTGTTTGAAGATCCCTTCTATCTTGCCGCTCCCAAAAAGAAGCTCGAACCCAGCGCTATTTCAGCCTCCTCAATTCCCATGGACGATCTGTTGCTGCTGGAAGAAGGCCATTGTCTGCGCGATCAAGCCTTGCAGGTTTGTAGTCTAGCGACCAATCCGCTGATGAAAAGCTTTGGTGCTTCCAGCCTCACCACGCTTATCCAGCTCATCACCAATGGCTATGCCAGCACACTATTGCCGCAAATGTGCATCGAGAAAGAAGCCGGGCTGGACCATATCAGTCTGATCCCATTCCTGGATCCAGCCCCCAGCCGCACAATCGGGATGGTCTGGCGCAAAAGCTCACCCAGAAGCAAAGATTTCGAAGCACTGGCCGAGATCATCAAGTTGCGATAG